The window TTTCGAGCGGAGTGTAAAGCAGTCTAGAACCACGAAGCTGTTTAGGCTCAGATCCTCTCTCACTCTTTTTCACTTAAGTATTTCTAATTTATCTCTTTTTCGATTGAAAACAAACATAGGAGTGCTCAGCGAAGCTAAATCTGTCTCGGGATAGATCTCTCCATCCCACTGCGTTCCAGTCGAGATGACGAGTATGATATTTGTTCCCGCAGACCAGCTTAATCTGAGGGAACAAAGTTATATCTCACAACCGTTTTCATCACAAATGGCGTCGCCGGTTTTATTTAAAGAGGTAAGCTTTGTTTTAGGTTGTGCTTCTTTCCATTCTTTAAAACTTTGTGTCAAAGCCTCGGTAAAAGCCTGTATGGGTTGCGCACCCGAAACTCCATATTTTCTGTCCATTACAAAATAGGGAACTCCACGAATGCCCAGGTTTTGGCTTTCATAAATATCGTAACGCACTGCCTCAGCAAACTGATCACCAGCCAAAACTGCTTCAGCTTCTGCTTTATCTAAACCGATTTCTATTGCAACATCAACCAAAACACTGGTTTCTCCTATATTTTTCGCTTTCACAAAATGTGCTTCAAACAGTTTTTCTTCAGCCAGGTCCTGCAGGTTATGCTTTGCCGCCAAATGAATTAAACGGTGCGCATTAAAGGTATTGGCAGGTATGTTGGTATCAAAATCGATAGTTAAACCTGCATTTGCAGCCATATCAACAACTTGTTTGGTCATTTGCCTGGCTTGCTCAACAGGCATTCCCTTACTACGCGAGAGGTAATCGTAAACCGTTTCGTTGTTGGTATTGTGGTATTCAGGATTAAGCTGATAACTTTTCCAATCTACTTCAATTTCATTTTTAAAAGGCAGCGTTTCGATAGCTTGCTCAAAATGCCTTTTTCCGATATAGCAAAACGGACACATTACATCCGACCAGATTTCTACTTTCATGATACAAAATTAGGGCGATTATATTTGCCCAGGGTAAGCTGAAAGTCAAAAGCCACTATCTTTTAGGATAGTGGCCTTTGAACCGTGTGTAATGATTATTATTGATATAACTGATTAAATATCAATTTAAATGTACCGTGTGTTTGTGCCCTGAATGCAATCTCAGGTCCAAAGGCAAACAGTTTTCCTTTACCCACTTTGGCTTCAAAAGCGGTTACCCCGTCCTGCAGGTAGGCCTGTCCCCAGGCCCAACCACTCCGCAAAGGCGTAGCATTTTCGAACCACATTAAGGGTTTAATTTTTCCTGATGCAATGGCATCGCCGGTTAATTTAAAAACTGGACTATTATCAAAATAAACATCTGCTTCTTTTTCCATTCCCCAGGTACATGGCAAACTGGTGTCAACTGCTACATTTAAAACACTGCCCGGAACATAATATTTTTCGGCAGGTAACCTTTTTTCTTCCCCATTAACAATTTCCATCATCGCATTGCGTACAGGTAATTTTAAATGATAAGCCAGATTGGTGCTACTGCCAATGGTAACGATATTTCCTCCTGCTTCTAAAAATTTTTTCAACTCTGGGATCGATTTATCAGCACTTATCCTGCCTAAGCGGTTTCTATATTCCTGCGGAACTTCTTCCATTTTAGGCGCGAAAGACCGGCCACCACCTTGAACAGAAGGAATGGCACCTCCAACAAAAATAATCGCATCGTATTTAGATTTTAAATTGCCTGCATCAATATCTTGCGGGTAAATTACTGTGGCATTGAAATGGTACTGCTCCATCATCCACCTTACCCACCCCGATGCCATAGAACCGCCGTAGGTGTCCCAAAGGGCAATCCGCGATGCCGAAATTTTAACTTTATCTTTTGGCACTGCTGCCGTTTTTAGTTTAACATTAGCCTTTTCTAAAACCTGTTTCCCAGCCGATGAAACATAGAAATCGCCATTTTCGGTCGAACGAAATACTTCAACCTTGTTTTTTAACAGGTCGTTTACTGCCATGTAAGAATCGTTTTGTGCCGCACTCAATACATAGCCAGCACCATTCGGAAACTTATTTTCGGCCTTTAACAAAGTACCGTAAGGGTTTTTCTCAAATGGTCCTGAAAAATCATCCAGAATGCGATCGAACTTAACATCCATCAAGTAAGCCAAAGTCCATCCAGCTGCATCGTAAGGAGGAATCGGCGCACCGCCTTCATATTTAAAATCGTTAGGGTGATCTTGCGGCTCAAACATATCAAGCACATGCGGGCGAAAAGCCTGATCGGTTTTAACCACATAACTGCCCGCAGGGTAATTTTTACCAGCTACCGTAAATCCTGCCGTTGCCTTTTGTACCACAATGCCCGTTCTGATCAGCGCATTTAAAAATTTTATAGCCGAATTAAAATCAGGCTGATCTGCAGAAACAATATAACCACGCGGGTCGCGGTTTGCAGGTGCTTTCATCACGGTATCGAAAGCTTTAATACTAAGTTGCCTAGAGCCGAAGTCGGCATCACCCGTGGCTGCGCTTTCTTTATCTTTTTTGGCTGCATTATTAATCGCTTCGATTTTCTTTGGCGAAAACGACCAGGTGTCTTTTTTACCCCGTTCAATAGAGTTTCTGCCCATTTGGTAAATATTAAACAACAGCTCATCACGATAACGCTGTGCATAGTTTAAAACCGCATAGTTTAACGATACAGAATAATCGATTGAGTTTTTAAAATACCATTTTCTAGGGGTAACAGGGTTCGGAGAATCGCTATTAGGCAATAAGCGTGATGGAACCAAAGGAATTTCTGATGGAGTAGGGTTGCCCACAATCTCGGTCAGTAAGCCAATCATATTATGAAAATAGGTTGTTGTTCTTAAACCACCGTTGTACCAGGTAGAAAAAACGGAACCACCACGCTGGGTATAACCGGGCTTATTTTCTACGTTCATCCGGGTATGCATGGCTGCGCCTACAGCATCCAAACTGGTTAACAAAGTTGGGTCGAATACATAATTGAAAGGATCGCGGTAGGGTGGGCCTGCAACGACCGTTCCTGCCGGGCCTGCCTGATGGTGGTTGTACATAATTTGCGGAATCCATTCAACAAAAAGCTGTCGACCTATATTTTGGGTTTCTTTTAGGTTTAACATAAAGAAATCGCGATTATTATCGTGCCCTGCGTACTTTTCATACAAAACCGGCAAACCCGAAGTTGTTCTCTTGCTCTGATCCTTTTCACGCATGTACCAGTTACTCATCAGCTCTTGTCCATCTGGGTTGGCATGTGTAAATAAAATGATCACATTATCGAGGATACGTAAGGTTTCCGGATCAGTTCTCGAAGCAAATTCATATGCTGTTTGAATTAACTGATGCGCTCCCACCACTTCATTGGCGTGCAAACCGCCATCAATCCAAACCACAGCTTTTCCTTCGGCGGCTAATGCTTTAGCCTGTTCTGTCGTAATTTCGGCATGTGCCAGCTGTTGCGAAATTTCTTTATAGCGATCTAACTTCTTCAAATTTTCGGGCGAAGAAACAATCAGCATGTACTGGCTTCTTCCTTCTTCGGTTTGGCCAATATCAACCAGTTTAACTCGTTTGGAGGTTTCGGCCAGTTTTTTAAAGTAAGCCGAAGTTTGGGTATAATTGGCCAGCTGGTAATTATCGCCAATATCAAAACCGAAATGCGATTTCGGCGTTGGCACTTCCTGAGCCTGGACAGCACAATAAGCGGTAATTAAAAAAGCTAAACAAATCTTTTTCAGGTAGTTTTTTATCATAATTGAGTTAGTTTGATGGATAATCAAATATAATATAGAAAGTGGAGCGATTTTACATGCGCTAAATTTGTTACAGTGAACGCCTTGTATCAACTTTGAATTTGATCGATGCAATATTTCTTCTTAATTTTTCAAATTATCAAAAATTAAAATTTTTCGGCGCTAATTTCTACATTTGACCATAACTTATACCTAAAAAATGACCTTAGCAGAAAGAATAGAAAACTCTAAAACCAGTATTTTCAAAGCCGTTTTCCCGAATACCACAAACCACTACGATACACTTTTTGGCGGTACCGCTATGCACATGATGGATGAAGTTGCTTTTATAACCGCCACTCGTTTTAGCAGGCAGATTATGGTTACTGTGAGCAGCGACAGGATAGATTTTAAAAAACCAATCCCAGCCGGAACCATTGTAGAGCTAATTGGCAAAGTAAACCATGTAGGTAACACCAGTTTAAAAGTGAATGTCGAAATTTATATCGAACAAATGTATGCCGAAGGCCGTGAACTGGCTGTACATGGCGATTTTACCTTTGTGGCAATAGATGAAAACAAAAAGCCGGTTCAGGTAATCAAATAATCATGTAAAACTCTTTCTAAATGATATAACAGTTGAGGTGGGCAGTCCTTTATTTTTGAAAAAACTTAAACTTATGGAACATCAGCATAGCACAGCAGATTTAGAAAATATTGCCAAACAACTAGCCTGTCCTGAAGGCGCACAGGGTATTAAAACAGGTGAGCTGATGAGCATCAACAATCTTGGGATGACACATGCTGCTATTGATGCCCTCGTTATTGAAAAAGGAGATATCATACTGGAGATTGGTCACGGAAATGGTTCACATATCGAATATCTACTTAAAAAGGCTAATGATATCCGGTACTTCGGCGCAGATATTTCTGAAACGATGATTACCGAGGCCCGCAAAATAAACGCCGCGTTTATAGAAAAAGGTTTGGTTCATTTTCAGCTCACCAATGGTATAGACCTGCTATACGCAGACGAACAATTCGATAACGCTTTTACAGTAAATACCCTTTATTTTTGGCCAGAACCTATTCAATACCTTAAGCAAATTAGGGATGTATTAAAACCAAATGGGTTATTTGCGCTTTGTTTCGCTGATAAAACCTTCATGGAGAAACTGCCCTTTACTCCTTATGGATTTACACTTTACGGCGTAGAAAAAGTACAGCAACTATTGGAAAGTACCGGCTTTACCATAAAAAATACAATTAAAAAATTAGAGCAGGTACAAAGTAGCGGCGGTGAATATGTAGAAAGAGCATACTATGTAGTCGTTGCTTCTGCCAATTAAATTTTAGCATCTATAGTCCTCATAACAAACGAAAGAGGCTCGCCAATGTTATTCTTTAATACAAAATCAGATACAGGTAAGCGTAAACCACAGGGGCTGCCAGTAATAAACCATCAAAGCGGTCTAACAAGCCGCCATGCCCAGGTAATAACCCGCCACTATCTTTGGTATCCAGACTGCGTTTTAACATCGATTCTACCAGATCGCCGAGGGTACCAAAGCTGGCAATTAATAAAGCCATGCCTGCCCAAACCCAAACTGGACTTTCAGTAAATAGAAACGATAGGCCATAGGCAACCAAAACACTGGTAAACATACCCCCAAAAAAGCCTTCCCAGCTCTTTTTAGGCGAGTGGCGCTCAAATAATTTGCGTTTGCCATATTTTACCCCAAAAAGATAAGCACCGGTATCGTTTGCCCATAACATCAGTAAAAATGCCAGCGGGAAATGAAAATTATACTCGTTCCAGTTTTTTAAAAAGCCAAGCGCATGAAAAAAACAAAAAGGAATGGTTACATAAACAAAGCCCACAAAAGTGTAGGATATATTGGCAAAGGGAATTTTATTTTTCTTGTATAACTCGGTAATAAAAACCGAAAAAATAAGCGGTATACAAAGCAACAGGTACTTAACATCGTATTTAAGGTAATGTAAACCTGCAGCCATTAAAAAGACAAGTGCACCTGCAGCCAGGCCAATGTTTCTATGCGGCCTGATACCCGAATTTTTAATCAGTTTATAAAACTCAAGCAGCGATAAAACGCTTAAAACGAGATAGAATGCGGTAAATGTATAAGTACCCAGCAAAATAGAGCCAAGCATTACAATGGTAAAAAAGAAAGCGGTTATTGCCCTGGTTTTCATGCTAAAAAGGTAAAATGTGGGATGTAAAATGGATGAGGTTTGACATGTTATTCGATTTCGTTTTCGACGATATATTCGATGGCCTTATTGAAATCTACTTTATTAACCAGCACATTTATTTCGCCAATATAATAAGCCGAGAGCTGTTTATTCATCGTTACGGCCGGAATTCCAGCTTCTGTTAAGCCCTGTTTTAATACCTCGGCAGCGAAGGCATCGCCGGTAGTATATACTTTAACCCAATTTTCGCTCACGTGCTGCGCTATCTTTAAAAAATTTAAACAAAGCTATGGTAATTATTGCACTAATTAAATAGCCATACCACGGAAATCCGATTGGTTCGTCGGCTTTATCGAGTGGGATATTGTGTTTTTGCATGTAAAAGGCTGCACAAACAGCGTAAGCATTATTTAAAAAGTGCGCAAACATGGCATACCAGATACTGCCACTATAATAATACAGGTAACCAAAACCTGCTCCCAGCAGCATCCGCGGTACGAAACCATAAAACTGTACATGTATGGTACTAAAAATAATGGCCGAGAGCCATATCGCTAAGTGTGGATTGCCAAAAGCCCGCTCCAATGAGCGCTGTACACCGCCTCTAAACATTAGTTCTTCTCCAATGGCTGGTAAAACTGCAATCATTACCAGGTTTACGATAAAATCGAAATTACTCCTTACCGTAATTAGCTGAATGGTCATTTTGGCTGCCAGTTGCTCTTTTTCTTTCATCCAGGCCTCAATCCCCTTTAAAAAGCCTGGCAAAGCCATTTTTTGGTTCCAGATTACTGTCCACTCCATAAAGGGCATACTCACTATCATAATAATTACAACCAGCAAAAGCAATAAAACCTTTGGCTGCCTGAAGCTATAAAACCGGGCAATTTTTGTTCTTTCAGTTAAGGCCAAGGCTAGCGCAGGTAAAATAAATGTACCTATCGAACTTAAAATCTGTATTACCTTCAAACCTGAAATATACCTAGCATCGCCCGATAAAAGCAGGTCGAAATTACTCAACAAACCCATCCCATATATGGCAATACAGATTACAAATGCAATGATGCCGAAAACCAAAGCCCCAGCAACTGCGTAAAATAAAAGTAAAAGTAATTGTAAGAAAGGATTGATTTCCTCGCGTTTAGGTGTTACAAAATTCATTATTTGTACCTTTGTATGTTTTATTAATCGTTGAAGATAGAAAATGTCTGTAAAGATAGGAAATATTGATTTAGGAGAATTCCCGTTATTGCTTGCCCCAATGGAGGATGTGAGCGACCCGCCGTTCCGTTACGTATGCAAACAAAACGGGGCGGATATGATGTACACCGAATTTATTTCTTCGGAAGGATTGATCCGCGATGCAGCAAAAAGCAGACAGAAACTGGATATTTTTGAATATGAAAGACCTATCGGCATACAGATTTTTGGTGGCGATATCGATCACATGCGCGAGGCTTCAGAAATTGCCTCTGCAGCCGGACCGGATTTAGTTGACATTAACTACGGCTGCCCGGTAAAAAACGTAGTTTGCAAAGGCGCTGGCTCCAGCCTCCTTCAGGACATTGATAAAATGGTAAAAATGACAGATGCCGTTGTGAAGGCATCGCACCTGCCTGTTACCGTTAAAACCCGCCTGGGTTGGGATGATAACACCAAAAATGTTCGAGAAGTGGCTGAAAGGTTACAGGATGTTGGCATTCAGGCTTTAACCATTCACGGCAGAACAAGGGCTCAACTATACAAAGGGGAGGCCGACTGGACGCTGATCAGGGAAATTAAACGTAACCCGAGAATTACGATTCCAATTTTTGGCAATGGTGATGTTGATAGCCCCGAAAAAGCAGCAAACTGGCGCATGGAATATGAAGTGGATGGCATTATGATTGGCCGTGCGGCTATTGGTTATCCCTGGATTTTCCGCGAGGTTAAACATTTCTTCGAAACCGGCGAGCACCTTCCCGGACCAACCATTGAAGAGAGAATTAACGTTTGCCGTACACATTTAGATAAATCGCTGGAATGGAAAGGTCCTAAAACCGGAATCTTTGAAATGCGCCGCCATTATGCCAATTATTTTAAAGGGCTTCCTGACTTTAAACCTTACCGCATGCGCCTGGTGGCCGAGCCCGATATCAATAACATTTACAGTATTTTAGCAGAAGTGGCAGAAAAATTTGCACATTACGATGCCACAAAAGTACTGGCTTGATTTTTGAACAGTTTTTTATACATTCGTTATCATCATGGTTACAGCTATTACAGATGGGGTTAAAGTTTCGGTAGAGACGGTTTACCAGCCAGAATATTCAAATCCGGCTAATGAACATTATATGTTCGCTTATCGTGTAGAAATATCTAATCTTTCTGATTATGCTGTACAACTGATGCGCCGCCAGTGGTTTATTTTTGATTCGAACAGTAGCCGGAGAGAGGTGGAAGGAGAGGGTGTTGTTGGTTTACAACCTATCATTCAGCCTGGCGAAACCCATGTGTACGTATCAGGTTGCAATTTAAAAACCGATATGGGCAGTATGAAAGGTACCTACCTTATGAAACGTGCTTTAGATGAGTCGGAATTCGACGTAGACATTCCTGAATTTCAGCTTGTAGCACCTTATAAATTGAATTAATTTTTTTATTGTTAAGTCCTGCCGCAAATCGTCATTTCGATCCGATAGCCATCGTATGAAAGCGTGGCGGAATGCCTGCCCTTAGAGGCGGCTAGAAATCTCTAAATCAAACTATAGATTTCTCCAAAACATTCGAAATGACGACAAATCTATTAGAAAGCAATTTCAGCATTTCATTTTAAGTTTTATGCCTAATGCAACTACAAATAGCAGAACTGCTTGCACCACCTAAACCTGATTGTAACAGACATGAGTGCAACGAGTAAAGTGGAGAGCATGGGTGCATTCGCCGATAATAAAACGAAACCTGCTTTCCAAAAAAGGATCATTATTTCAAAAATATCTTTAAACAAAAATGGCCAGAATAAAATTCTGACCATCATGCATTTAATAAATTATTGCTAATCTCTGCTTCTTCCAAAAAGCATCGAAGCATAGTATAGCAAATTTGCAAGGGCACCAACCGCTGCAACAACATAGGTCATTGCGGCCCACCATAAAGCATCTTTAGCTTGTGTATTTTCTTCCTGCGTTTGCATTACCCCATGATTATTTCTTAACCAGGCCAAAGCTCTGTTGCTCGCATCGAACTCTACAGGCAGGGTAATAATGCTGAATATAGTTATTAAAGCCAGGCCAACCACACCAATTGCCAACACAATCGGGTTACCGGTAAAACTGATTAAAAGCACACCAATTAACAAAACCCATTGTAAAAGGTTAGAAGAAATGCTTACCACCGGAACCATGCTGCTCCGTAACTGCAGCCAGTTATACGATTTGGCTTGCTGCAAAGCATGACCACATTCGTGTGCTGCAACTGCTGCTGCCGCCACACTGCGGCTGTAGTAAACATCTGTACTTAAATTTACAGTTTTATCTGTCGGGTTATAATGATCAGTTAATTGTCCTTCGGTACTCATCACCTTCACATCGTATATCCCGTTATCATGCAGCATCCTTTCTGCCACCTCCTTGCCCGATAAACCTGAGCTCAATTGCATTTCGGCGTATTTGGAAAACTTGTTTCTAAATCGCCATTGTACAAACATGCTCAGTAACAATACCGGGATTATTAATATTAAATAAACTCCCATTTTCTCATGTATGTTTTTCATATCCAGTATATCAAAAAGCGTTCCCATATTATTTGATTGTTAAAAAACAGTACATTTATAGTATGCCAAATGCACTTTCATACTGGGAAAGAGAATCATTTTTTAATTATGATGTAATTATTATTGGCAGTGGCATTGTGGGTTTAAACGCGGCAGTACACCTTAAAAAATCGGCACCATCTTTAAAAATAGCGCTGCTTGAAAGTGGTTTTTTACCCACCGGTGCAAGCACCAAAAATGCCGGTTTTGCATGCTTTGGCAGCATTTCTGAACTCATTGAACAACAAGAAAAGGCTGGTTTGGACGGTTTGGCCGCGCTTATAGAAAAACGCTGGAAAGGCCTGCTTAAGCTCCGCAATTTACTTGGCGATAACACTATTGATTACCAGTGTTTAGGTGGCTATGAAATATTTAGAAAAGGTGACCACTTATTGGCCTCAACATGTGTAGCCAAAATTGAACATTACAACAAGTTAACGCTTAATATCGTTGGGCCTGATGCTTTTAGTGCCAAACCTAAAAAAGCATCTGCTTTTGGTTTCGGACCAACTGAAACATTAATTGAAAACAAATACGAAGCGCAGATCGATACCGGTAAAATGATGTTTGCCCTGATTGGCTATGCCCAACAACTTGGCATTTGCATATTTAACAATTGCACTGTTAATCATATTGCCGAAGAAACACAAGGCCTGAGCTTAGTTACTGCAAACGGTGCTTTTTCCTGCAAAAAAACGATCGTAGCTACTAACGCTTTTATTAAGGATTTAATTCCCGAGGTAGACATCGCTCCCGGAAGAGGGCAGGTTTTAATTACCAAACCCATTAAAGGTTTAAAAATTAAAGGCACTTTTCATTACGATAAAGGCTATTATTATTTCCGAAACATCAACAACCGGATTTTGCTGGGTGGAGGCCGTAATATTGATTTCAAAGCAGAAGAAACCACCACTTTTGGGCAAACAACAACAGTTCGGCAAGCCTTACAAAATTTACTGGATACTTTGATTTTACCCCAAACGCACTATGAAATAGACCAGGAATGGAGCGGCATCATGGCTTTCGGCAAAACACTCGAACCGCTTATTGAAGAAATTAAGCCCAATGTATTTTGCGCAACGCGCTGTAACGGAATGGGGATTGCTATTGGTTCGCAAACCGGAGAAGATGTGGCTGAACTGCTTTTAAAAAATTTATAATTTATCCATTTCAGCTTGCATCATCGTCAATTTTTGCGCAAACTGATCTCCTGTCTTACTGTACTTTTTAACTTCATCTCCCCAATAATTAAACTTCTGTTTGTTTTTTAAGAGATAGTAATGATAAGCTATATTGTGTGCCATTTCACTTTTTGAAGCGCTATCAGAACAATCTTTATCAGCATTTTTATATGTTTCTTCGGCATCTGTTAATTTAATATTCAGTTGAGCATAAACAAGCTCCCTATGTAGCAAACAATTTTTCGGGTTTTCAATAATAGCCTGTTTTAATAAAAAAACTGCCTTATCATATTGCTTTAGTACATTATAGGCAAAAGCAAATTCAAGAATCAATCCATTGTATTTTGGATCGATTGCTTTTACTTTCTCCAAGTATACCAGCGCTCTATCTGCCAAATCCCACTGATTGCAGACATATCCTAGCCGAAAAAGCCTGTGAACGTCTTTGTTATCCGTTTTATATCCTTTTAACCAATCTGGAGTGCCCTGTATCTGAAGATCGGCAAATTTCGAAGTAGGAATAAGGGCAGCCAAAACTCTAGTTGGTGGAATACGATGTTTAACCATCGAATTATTGATCTTTCTCCCTATATATTTTCCATTTTCGTCTATCTTAAATGTTCCTTCAACATTAAGGGTTAAGCCAGCCTGATTATCCAAATAAATGAATCCAAAATTATAAGTGCTGTCTTTGTTCATTGGAAAAGCAACCCACTTATCCTCACAGTTAATTAATGAGTGATTAAATTGAAGTTCGGTTTGAGCTTTTGATCCGATAGACCAAAGTATGAGAAACATTAATATATATTTCATTTTGAGCGTTTATACGTTAATTGAGCATTTGCAGATGCTAAATATAGAAATTTACTAAAACGTTAGCAAAGTATTCGGTTCCCAAAAAATCCTTTTTATAATATTGTTTTATATGATAATTAATCCTTGATATAACGATACGCCAAACGCTTAGCCCAAAACGCCCTACTTAAACACTATCGTTTTATTTCCGCTTACAAAAACCCGGTCTTCGAAAATTAATTCAAGCGCCTCCAACAATACTTTTTTCTCGATTTCCTTTCCGGCACGCACCATTTCCTTAACGCCAAAATTATGGTCAACATGGTTGGTATGCTGGGTAATAATAGGTCCTTCATCCAGGTTATCGGTTACAAAATGAGCCGTTGCACCAATAATCTTTACTCCCCTTTCAAAAGCCTGGCGGTAGGGGTTAGCACCTATAAACGCCGGTAGAAATGAATGGTGGATGTTGATGATCTTACCGGCATAATCTTTCACAAAATCGGCCGATAAAATGCGCATAAATTTGGCCAGCACCAGGTAATCTACATCAAACTGATTAATAATTTCCTTTATTTCCGTTTCAAAAGTGCTTTTATCTTTACCATTATGATCGACATAAAAGAATGGGATACCTAGTTTTTCTGTAAAATCACATAGCGACTCATAGTTGCCAATTACGCACCTTACATTGGCACCCAAAGTTTTAAATTGGTTTTTGATCAGTATTTCGGCCAGGCAATGGTATTCTTTCGTTACCAAAACTGCAATCTGTTTTTCCTGTTGGGTTATTAAATTAACTTCAGCATTTTCAGGAAGTTTTTCGAGCAATTTCTCTTTCAGCTCTTCAGCATTTCCCAGCACTCCGGTACAAGCTATGCGCGTAAAGAATGCCTTGTTTGCTTCATCAACAAATTCGCGCATGGCAATAATGTTAAGCTGATGCGCAGCCAATACACGGGTAATATGTGTTACTAAACCAACCTGGTCAGGGCAGGAAATGAGTACAGTTAATTCGTTCATTTATATACAGAAAACCAATGATAAAAATTTTTTCGGTGATTTTCTGACTTTTTAATATAATAGCTTTCTTTAAATATGCTAAAAGCTTTGGTACAGACCATCTAGTTTTTCACTCAACACCAAAACAGCCGGCGAATTATTTTGGTAAATACACTTATTTTTTTGAATTTTACTAAAATTTTTATCATTATGGAGTACATTGCCGTTGCATTATTAGTTGTTGTTTTAATTGTTTTGATCATTTTGCTGGTGAGAAAGCCACAAACTACGTTAGCTCAATTTTCAGTTGAAGATTTTGAACGCATAAGGATCGAAAACGAATCGCTAAAAATTAACCTGGCCAAAGCCGAAGAGCGGGTGGCTAATTTATCGACAGAGAAAGAACATGTTACCATTTTGCTTAAGCAGGAGCAACAGCGCCTGATAGATGAACTGCAATCGGAGCGCGATCGCCTGGCCGATGCCAACCGCGAACTGGAAAGCACCCGGTCTTTTTACCTGGCCGAAAAAGAAAAACTGGCTGAGCAAAAGATCAGTTTCGAACAGTCACAACAAAAACTTAATAAAGATTTCGAGCTAATTGCCAATAAAATACTGGAAGAAAAATCGACTAAATTTATTGAGCAAAACCGTACTAACCTCGACATTATCTTAAATCCGCTTAAAGAGAACATTAAAGCTTTTGAAGACAAGGTAGAAAAAGTTTACAAAGCCGAATCGGA is drawn from Pedobacter sp. HDW13 and contains these coding sequences:
- the dusB gene encoding tRNA dihydrouridine synthase DusB, whose amino-acid sequence is MSVKIGNIDLGEFPLLLAPMEDVSDPPFRYVCKQNGADMMYTEFISSEGLIRDAAKSRQKLDIFEYERPIGIQIFGGDIDHMREASEIASAAGPDLVDINYGCPVKNVVCKGAGSSLLQDIDKMVKMTDAVVKASHLPVTVKTRLGWDDNTKNVREVAERLQDVGIQALTIHGRTRAQLYKGEADWTLIREIKRNPRITIPIFGNGDVDSPEKAANWRMEYEVDGIMIGRAAIGYPWIFREVKHFFETGEHLPGPTIEERINVCRTHLDKSLEWKGPKTGIFEMRRHYANYFKGLPDFKPYRMRLVAEPDINNIYSILAEVAEKFAHYDATKVLA
- the apaG gene encoding Co2+/Mg2+ efflux protein ApaG codes for the protein MVTAITDGVKVSVETVYQPEYSNPANEHYMFAYRVEISNLSDYAVQLMRRQWFIFDSNSSRREVEGEGVVGLQPIIQPGETHVYVSGCNLKTDMGSMKGTYLMKRALDESEFDVDIPEFQLVAPYKLN
- a CDS encoding zinc metallopeptidase produces the protein MGVYLILIIPVLLLSMFVQWRFRNKFSKYAEMQLSSGLSGKEVAERMLHDNGIYDVKVMSTEGQLTDHYNPTDKTVNLSTDVYYSRSVAAAAVAAHECGHALQQAKSYNWLQLRSSMVPVVSISSNLLQWVLLIGVLLISFTGNPIVLAIGVVGLALITIFSIITLPVEFDASNRALAWLRNNHGVMQTQEENTQAKDALWWAAMTYVVAAVGALANLLYYASMLFGRSRD
- a CDS encoding FAD-binding oxidoreductase, which encodes MPNALSYWERESFFNYDVIIIGSGIVGLNAAVHLKKSAPSLKIALLESGFLPTGASTKNAGFACFGSISELIEQQEKAGLDGLAALIEKRWKGLLKLRNLLGDNTIDYQCLGGYEIFRKGDHLLASTCVAKIEHYNKLTLNIVGPDAFSAKPKKASAFGFGPTETLIENKYEAQIDTGKMMFALIGYAQQLGICIFNNCTVNHIAEETQGLSLVTANGAFSCKKTIVATNAFIKDLIPEVDIAPGRGQVLITKPIKGLKIKGTFHYDKGYYYFRNINNRILLGGGRNIDFKAEETTTFGQTTTVRQALQNLLDTLILPQTHYEIDQEWSGIMAFGKTLEPLIEEIKPNVFCATRCNGMGIAIGSQTGEDVAELLLKNL
- a CDS encoding tetratricopeptide repeat protein produces the protein MKYILMFLILWSIGSKAQTELQFNHSLINCEDKWVAFPMNKDSTYNFGFIYLDNQAGLTLNVEGTFKIDENGKYIGRKINNSMVKHRIPPTRVLAALIPTSKFADLQIQGTPDWLKGYKTDNKDVHRLFRLGYVCNQWDLADRALVYLEKVKAIDPKYNGLILEFAFAYNVLKQYDKAVFLLKQAIIENPKNCLLHRELVYAQLNIKLTDAEETYKNADKDCSDSASKSEMAHNIAYHYYLLKNKQKFNYWGDEVKKYSKTGDQFAQKLTMMQAEMDKL
- the purU gene encoding formyltetrahydrofolate deformylase; the encoded protein is MNELTVLISCPDQVGLVTHITRVLAAHQLNIIAMREFVDEANKAFFTRIACTGVLGNAEELKEKLLEKLPENAEVNLITQQEKQIAVLVTKEYHCLAEILIKNQFKTLGANVRCVIGNYESLCDFTEKLGIPFFYVDHNGKDKSTFETEIKEIINQFDVDYLVLAKFMRILSADFVKDYAGKIINIHHSFLPAFIGANPYRQAFERGVKIIGATAHFVTDNLDEGPIITQHTNHVDHNFGVKEMVRAGKEIEKKVLLEALELIFEDRVFVSGNKTIVFK